A region from the Riemerella anatipestifer genome encodes:
- the tsf gene encoding translation elongation factor Ts, with translation MYSPAAADVAKLRNTTGAGMMDCKKALVEAEGDFDKAIEILRKKGQKVAANRADRESAEGAVIAKVNADNTAGAIIALNCETDFVAKNEDFVALAHKLAEQAINYSSKEEFLASDFGGMTVADKLIEQTGVIGEKIEIGAFETIKGAYLGAYIHVGNKIAAITALSKSFDQAADLAKDVSMQVASMGAETLSYKDFDPAYIASETEARIAVIEKENEELVRLGKPLKNVPKYISYAQLTEEVLKQAEEDAKAELKAEGKPEQIWDKIIPGKIQRFISDNTTLDQEKALLDQNFIKDDSKKVAEYVKSFGDDVEIVGFRRVSL, from the coding sequence ATGTATTCACCAGCTGCAGCAGATGTTGCAAAACTAAGAAACACTACAGGGGCAGGAATGATGGACTGCAAAAAAGCTTTAGTAGAAGCTGAAGGAGATTTTGATAAAGCAATAGAAATCCTTAGAAAAAAAGGACAAAAAGTAGCTGCTAATAGAGCTGACAGAGAGTCTGCAGAAGGAGCTGTTATTGCTAAAGTAAATGCAGACAACACTGCAGGTGCTATCATCGCTCTTAATTGTGAGACTGACTTCGTAGCTAAAAACGAAGATTTCGTGGCACTAGCTCACAAATTAGCTGAACAAGCAATTAACTACTCTAGCAAAGAAGAGTTTTTAGCTTCTGACTTCGGAGGAATGACCGTAGCTGATAAACTTATCGAGCAAACGGGAGTTATCGGAGAGAAAATTGAAATCGGTGCGTTTGAAACTATTAAAGGTGCTTATCTAGGAGCTTATATCCACGTAGGAAATAAAATCGCTGCTATCACTGCTCTTTCTAAAAGCTTCGATCAAGCTGCAGATTTAGCTAAAGATGTGTCTATGCAGGTAGCTTCTATGGGAGCTGAAACACTTTCTTACAAAGATTTTGATCCAGCTTACATCGCTAGCGAAACTGAAGCTCGTATCGCTGTAATCGAGAAAGAAAACGAAGAGCTAGTTCGTTTAGGTAAGCCTTTGAAGAATGTACCTAAATACATCTCTTATGCACAACTTACTGAAGAAGTTCTAAAACAAGCTGAAGAAGATGCTAAAGCAGAACTAAAAGCAGAAGGTAAGCCTGAGCAAATTTGGGATAAAATTATTCCTGGTAAAATCCAAAGATTCATCAGTGATAACACAACTCTAGACCAAGAGAAAGCATTATTAGACCAAAACTTCATTAAAGACGACAGCAAAAAAGTAGCTGAATATGTGAAGTCTTTCGGTGATGATGTAGAAATCGTAGGATTTAGAAGAGTTAGCCTATAA
- a CDS encoding DUF6759 domain-containing protein, with protein MKMKFKILMICGLLFSTVLWVNAQSKYTPQQVEASDDIKVIANFIKYNPDHPDTPKFKAKLYNILNGNTSNDSKKKTASTPVVVEKKTSSKTTNNTKNNSSKTENEKAADMINHLLGDTPNENEAYFSVRNKSKCPIVLKISDGKKVLELNIPASGRNATLLQKGTYQFSSTVCNAQFSTSKKVTDDMEMVLGN; from the coding sequence ATGAAAATGAAATTTAAAATCCTAATGATATGTGGACTACTTTTTAGTACGGTTTTATGGGTAAATGCACAATCAAAATATACGCCTCAACAGGTGGAGGCATCTGACGATATTAAGGTAATTGCTAATTTTATAAAGTATAATCCAGACCACCCTGATACGCCTAAATTTAAGGCTAAACTTTATAATATACTTAATGGTAATACCTCAAATGATTCTAAAAAGAAAACAGCATCTACTCCAGTAGTGGTAGAAAAAAAAACATCATCTAAGACAACTAATAATACTAAAAATAATTCTTCTAAGACAGAAAATGAGAAAGCTGCTGATATGATTAACCATCTTTTAGGCGATACACCTAACGAAAATGAGGCTTATTTTTCTGTAAGAAATAAATCTAAATGCCCTATTGTTCTTAAAATTAGTGATGGTAAAAAGGTATTGGAACTAAATATCCCAGCTTCAGGTAGAAATGCGACTTTGTTGCAAAAAGGGACTTATCAATTTTCATCTACGGTATGCAACGCTCAGTTCAGCACTTCTAAAAAGGTAACTGACGATATGGAAATGGTACTAGGGAACTAA
- a CDS encoding ROK family protein: MTVSNLSSRMALGIDIGGTNTKFGLVNHRGEILGKGRIKTDYDDIDDFINALYKEIEPILEQHDAKSQLEGIGIGAPNGNYYKGTIENAPNLKWKGIVPLAEKITAKFGVPCKVTNDANAAAYGEMMFGAARGMKDFIMITLGTGVGSGVIANGQLVYGHDGFAGELGHTIVKPGGRKHWSTGSEGSLEAYASATGIAITAKKMRAEFPESMLNNYPEEQINAKTVHECALAGDPTAVEVFRYTGQKLGEALANFVMFSSPEAILLFGGVIKAGDFILKPTRLHMERNLLPIFRGKVKLVFSELDEADAAILGASSLVWEK, translated from the coding sequence ATGACAGTTTCAAATTTGTCAAGCCGCATGGCTTTGGGAATAGATATAGGAGGTACCAACACTAAGTTTGGTTTGGTGAACCACAGAGGGGAAATTTTAGGAAAAGGAAGGATAAAGACAGACTATGATGATATAGATGATTTTATAAACGCACTCTATAAAGAAATAGAACCTATATTAGAACAACACGATGCTAAAAGCCAATTAGAAGGTATAGGCATAGGAGCTCCTAACGGTAACTATTATAAAGGTACTATAGAAAATGCACCTAACCTCAAATGGAAAGGAATAGTGCCTCTAGCAGAGAAAATTACTGCGAAATTTGGGGTGCCGTGTAAGGTAACTAATGATGCCAATGCAGCGGCTTATGGAGAAATGATGTTTGGGGCAGCAAGAGGAATGAAAGACTTTATAATGATAACTCTAGGTACAGGTGTTGGGAGTGGAGTTATTGCTAATGGTCAGTTGGTGTATGGTCACGACGGTTTTGCGGGGGAACTAGGGCATACCATAGTAAAACCAGGGGGAAGAAAGCACTGGAGTACAGGTTCGGAAGGGAGTTTAGAGGCTTATGCATCTGCAACAGGCATTGCGATAACAGCTAAAAAGATGAGGGCAGAGTTTCCAGAATCTATGCTTAATAACTATCCAGAGGAACAGATTAACGCTAAAACAGTACACGAGTGTGCTTTGGCAGGAGACCCTACGGCAGTAGAGGTCTTTAGATATACTGGTCAAAAATTAGGGGAAGCATTGGCTAATTTTGTTATGTTCTCTTCTCCAGAGGCTATTTTATTATTTGGTGGTGTTATAAAGGCGGGAGATTTCATTCTAAAACCAACAAGGCTGCATATGGAGAGAAACTTGTTACCCATATTTAGAGGAAAAGTAAAATTAGTTTTTAGTGAACTAGACGAAGCAGATGCAGCAATATTAGGAGCCAGTTCTCTAGTTTGGGAAAAATAA